One Tomitella gaofuii DNA segment encodes these proteins:
- a CDS encoding TrmH family RNA methyltransferase, whose protein sequence is MPETRNLDPRTAAPGPTEWNPRPVGVGPWREARGGPVPDDPRLDRALLEDGDRRNVVDAYRYWRREAIVADIDTRRHPLHIAIENFGHDSNIGTVVRTANAFAVGAVHIVGRRRWNRRGAMVTDRYQHIEHHPDVPTLLDYASEHGLGVVAVDNVPGSVPIETATLPRECMLLFGQEGPGVTDEARDAALTTVSIAQFGSTRSINAGVAAGIAMHTWIRQHADLSTAW, encoded by the coding sequence CTGCCGGAGACCCGCAACCTGGACCCGCGCACTGCCGCGCCCGGCCCCACCGAGTGGAACCCGCGTCCCGTCGGCGTCGGCCCGTGGCGGGAGGCGCGCGGCGGGCCCGTGCCGGACGATCCGCGCCTGGACCGCGCACTGCTCGAGGACGGCGACCGCCGCAACGTCGTCGACGCCTACCGGTACTGGCGGCGCGAGGCGATCGTCGCGGACATCGACACGCGGCGCCATCCGCTGCACATCGCCATCGAGAATTTCGGCCACGACTCGAACATCGGGACCGTGGTGCGTACCGCCAACGCCTTCGCGGTGGGGGCGGTGCACATCGTCGGCCGGCGGCGCTGGAACCGTCGTGGCGCGATGGTCACGGACCGCTACCAGCACATCGAGCATCATCCGGACGTCCCGACCCTGTTGGACTACGCGTCGGAGCACGGCCTGGGCGTGGTCGCGGTGGACAACGTGCCGGGGTCGGTGCCGATCGAGACGGCGACGCTGCCGCGCGAGTGCATGCTGCTGTTCGGCCAGGAGGGGCCTGGCGTGACGGACGAGGCCCGCGACGCCGCGCTCACCACCGTGTCCATTGCGCAGTTCGGCTCCACGCGCAGCATCAACGCCGGCGTGGCGGCGGGCATCGCGATGCACACGTGGATCCGGCAGCACGCGGATCTGTCCACCGCGTGGTGA
- a CDS encoding DUF3151 domain-containing protein codes for MTSFGDLLGPPPVLLPGDDDDAESELLNHADPTAVAAKYPSASIAWATLAEGALEEGAAVAGYAYARTGYHRGLDQLRRNGWKGYGPVPWSHEPNRGFLRAVGALARAAQTIGEDSEYRRCLDLLEDCDPAAAGELGLA; via the coding sequence ATGACCTCTTTCGGTGACCTTCTGGGACCCCCGCCCGTCCTGCTTCCCGGCGATGACGACGACGCCGAGTCCGAGCTGCTCAACCACGCCGACCCCACCGCAGTGGCGGCCAAGTACCCGTCGGCGTCCATCGCCTGGGCGACGCTGGCAGAGGGCGCCCTGGAGGAGGGCGCCGCGGTGGCCGGGTACGCCTATGCGCGCACCGGATACCACCGCGGCCTGGACCAGCTGCGCCGCAACGGCTGGAAAGGCTACGGCCCGGTGCCCTGGAGCCACGAGCCCAACCGGGGGTTCCTGCGCGCTGTCGGTGCGCTGGCCAGGGCCGCACAGACGATCGGCGAGGACAGCGAGTACCGCCGCTGCCTCGATCTGCTCGAGGACTGCGACCCGGCGGCCGCGGGCGAGCTGGGCCTGGCCTGA
- the pyrE gene encoding orotate phosphoribosyltransferase, with translation MTNPDRTATTTPSTDGDATAELAGLVREHAVVHGKVTLSSGKEADYYVDLRRATLHHRAGPLIGRLLRELTADWDYTSVGGLTMGADPVALAVMHAPGRPVDACVVRKSAKQHGMQRRIEGPDVRGRRVLVVEDTTTTGNSPLTAVRALREEGAEVVGVATVVDRDTGAAQIIEAEGVPYRSLLGLADLGLAGAAE, from the coding sequence ATGACGAACCCGGACCGGACCGCGACCACGACACCGTCCACCGACGGTGACGCGACGGCCGAGCTGGCGGGACTCGTCCGCGAGCACGCCGTGGTGCACGGGAAGGTGACGCTGTCGTCGGGCAAGGAGGCCGACTACTACGTGGACCTCCGCAGGGCGACGCTGCACCATCGGGCGGGGCCGCTGATCGGTCGGCTCCTGCGCGAGCTCACCGCGGACTGGGACTACACGTCCGTCGGCGGGCTGACCATGGGCGCCGACCCGGTGGCCCTGGCGGTGATGCACGCGCCGGGGCGCCCGGTCGACGCGTGCGTGGTGCGCAAGTCGGCGAAACAGCACGGGATGCAGCGGCGCATCGAGGGGCCGGACGTGCGCGGCCGTCGCGTGCTCGTCGTCGAGGACACCACCACCACCGGCAACTCGCCGCTCACCGCGGTGCGGGCGCTGCGCGAAGAGGGGGCGGAGGTCGTCGGCGTGGCGACGGTGGTCGACCGCGACACCGGCGCGGCGCAGATCATCGAAGCCGAGGGCGTCCCCTACCGCTCGCTGCTGGGTCTCGCCGACCTCGGGCTGGCGGGGGCCGCGGAATGA
- a CDS encoding DedA family protein, whose product MTFFSTALDHVQSAGPGLLVVMVAAVLFVECAFLIGFVLPGDSLLATAGMMFAAGHQPGWLLLAVVAVFAAAVAGNHVGYRMGRCRGSRLAARPGGRFVNAENLGKARGLLNRYGFWGVLMARWLPWIRTLCPQVAGAAAMNRRSFAIATALGALVWAPVMLVVGYVGGSQLDRVRWLMPVVLGGMTLTVVVVTAVGVVRMRREGRENRCAEEAAPALTH is encoded by the coding sequence GTGACCTTCTTCAGCACCGCACTCGACCACGTCCAGTCCGCAGGCCCCGGCCTGCTGGTCGTGATGGTCGCTGCGGTGCTGTTCGTCGAATGCGCGTTCCTCATCGGCTTCGTGCTGCCGGGCGATTCCCTGCTGGCCACCGCGGGCATGATGTTCGCGGCCGGGCATCAACCGGGGTGGCTGTTGCTCGCGGTGGTCGCCGTGTTCGCCGCGGCCGTGGCGGGCAACCACGTGGGCTACCGGATGGGTCGATGCCGTGGGAGCAGGCTCGCCGCCCGCCCCGGCGGCCGGTTCGTCAACGCCGAGAACCTCGGAAAGGCTCGCGGCCTGCTCAACCGCTACGGCTTCTGGGGCGTGCTCATGGCGCGCTGGCTGCCGTGGATCCGCACGCTGTGCCCCCAGGTCGCAGGCGCCGCGGCGATGAACCGGCGCTCGTTCGCTATCGCGACGGCGCTCGGCGCGCTCGTCTGGGCCCCGGTGATGCTGGTCGTCGGGTACGTCGGCGGTTCGCAGCTCGACCGCGTGCGCTGGCTCATGCCGGTGGTCCTCGGCGGAATGACGCTCACCGTCGTCGTCGTCACCGCGGTCGGAGTGGTGCGCATGCGCAGGGAAGGCCGCGAGAATCGGTGCGCCGAGGAAGCCGCGCCCGCCCTCACGCACTGA
- a CDS encoding alpha/beta hydrolase: MTAPAPISRPARARPTARGLRARGRAGVAAAALGAVALSVAPLSAVVFTQPAAAAPLSSGSGGDSGSAGAASVESSAQSMTGSGESVGSASPLGSTDTASLGSTVALPMDAVFGSSGLLEDPYQVPRPDPAITQTRVVRIERDAAEPRLETWYVDSASMSRTIAVQVLRAADPEAPAPMLYLLDGVGSDLPSGWITLGHADDYFRDKQVTVVMPTGAYGSMYTDWIADDPMLSRNKWETFLTSELPPLLEGGAHAIPFNGKRGIAGLSMGASGALGIATLHPSLYSAVAGISGCYSSLSDAGYAMTKMTVETRRGDVTKMWGARDNPEWARHDVLSHADALEGMAVYLSASPGIGRPGELEGPYGGDVSAYLSGAVIEQFVYGCTQDLDRALDDVDADVRVDYLQDGLHGWETFGPQLAPAWRHMSRALY; the protein is encoded by the coding sequence GTGACCGCACCCGCCCCGATCAGCCGCCCGGCCCGCGCACGCCCGACCGCCCGCGGCCTCCGGGCCCGCGGCCGCGCCGGCGTCGCGGCGGCTGCCCTCGGCGCGGTGGCCCTGAGCGTGGCCCCGCTGAGCGCGGTGGTGTTCACGCAGCCCGCCGCCGCCGCTCCGTTGTCCTCGGGCTCCGGCGGGGACTCCGGGTCGGCCGGGGCCGCCTCGGTGGAGTCGTCCGCGCAGTCGATGACCGGCTCGGGCGAGAGCGTCGGCTCGGCGAGCCCCCTCGGTTCCACCGACACCGCGTCGCTGGGCAGCACCGTCGCGCTGCCGATGGACGCCGTGTTCGGCAGCTCCGGGCTTCTCGAGGACCCGTACCAGGTCCCCCGGCCCGACCCGGCCATCACGCAGACGCGGGTGGTGCGCATCGAACGCGACGCCGCCGAACCGCGGCTGGAGACCTGGTACGTCGACTCCGCCTCGATGTCGCGGACCATCGCCGTGCAGGTGCTGCGGGCGGCGGACCCGGAAGCGCCCGCGCCGATGCTCTACCTGCTCGACGGGGTCGGCTCCGACCTGCCCAGCGGCTGGATCACCCTGGGGCACGCCGACGACTACTTCCGTGACAAACAGGTCACCGTGGTCATGCCCACCGGCGCCTACGGCTCGATGTACACCGACTGGATCGCCGACGACCCGATGCTCTCACGCAACAAGTGGGAGACCTTCCTGACCTCGGAGCTTCCGCCGCTGCTCGAGGGCGGCGCGCACGCGATCCCCTTCAACGGCAAGCGCGGCATCGCCGGCCTGTCGATGGGCGCGTCCGGGGCGCTGGGCATCGCCACGCTGCACCCCTCCCTCTACAGCGCGGTGGCGGGGATCAGCGGCTGCTACTCGTCGCTGTCCGACGCCGGCTACGCGATGACGAAGATGACGGTGGAGACGCGCCGCGGCGATGTCACCAAGATGTGGGGTGCCCGGGACAACCCCGAGTGGGCCCGGCACGACGTCCTCTCGCACGCCGACGCGCTGGAGGGGATGGCGGTGTACCTGTCCGCGTCGCCCGGGATCGGGCGGCCCGGCGAGCTGGAGGGACCGTACGGCGGCGACGTGTCCGCCTACCTGTCCGGCGCCGTCATCGAGCAGTTCGTCTACGGGTGCACCCAGGACCTCGACCGCGCACTCGACGACGTGGACGCCGACGTCCGCGTCGACTACCTGCAGGACGGGCTGCACGGCTGGGAAACCTTCGGCCCGCAGCTCGCGCCCGCGTGGCGGCACATGAGCCGGGCCCTGTACTGA
- a CDS encoding FecCD family ABC transporter permease produces MTGTTDLRPAGVGTGPAPAHDGSAGRRRTARARRLRLISVFLGLAVVTAVGYVMLLATGPVQLTAGQVLDALTGGGTDRTISIVWDLRLPVAIATVAVGAALGLAGAWTQTMSRNPIASPDVLGITGGASVAVVAGTVVARPAFSEDISTFWWRAAMALVGAAVIVGLLLLFGGFGSSRRVVVIGFALSLLCSSLVSYLLLRADLTRATEAQTWLAGSTGLVRAGALIPLSVGLLVFTALGAAVSRDLPLLAHDDTTAAALGVRVPRVRMVLLVASTGLAAVTVAVVGPIGFVALVAPQLVRLLSGRPTPPPATSAVGGAAVITVCALAAEALPFTAPVGLITAVVGGPVLIALVLGSARRGRRSTP; encoded by the coding sequence ATGACCGGCACCACGGATCTGCGCCCGGCCGGCGTGGGCACCGGTCCCGCGCCGGCGCACGACGGCAGCGCGGGACGCCGCCGCACCGCCCGGGCCCGCCGCCTGCGCCTCATCTCCGTCTTCCTCGGACTCGCCGTCGTCACCGCGGTCGGCTACGTCATGCTCCTCGCCACCGGCCCCGTGCAGCTCACGGCGGGGCAGGTGCTCGACGCGCTCACCGGCGGCGGCACCGACAGGACCATCAGCATCGTCTGGGACCTGCGTCTTCCGGTGGCCATCGCCACCGTCGCGGTGGGCGCCGCCCTGGGCCTGGCGGGCGCGTGGACGCAGACGATGTCGCGCAACCCCATCGCCTCGCCCGACGTCCTCGGCATCACCGGCGGCGCGTCGGTGGCCGTCGTCGCCGGCACCGTGGTGGCCCGGCCGGCGTTCTCCGAGGACATCTCCACGTTCTGGTGGCGGGCGGCGATGGCGCTCGTCGGCGCGGCCGTCATCGTCGGCCTGCTGCTGCTCTTCGGCGGCTTCGGCTCGTCCCGCCGCGTCGTGGTCATCGGCTTCGCGCTGAGCCTGCTGTGCAGCAGTCTCGTCAGCTACCTGCTGCTGCGCGCCGATCTCACCCGCGCGACGGAGGCGCAGACGTGGCTGGCGGGGTCGACGGGACTCGTGCGCGCCGGGGCCCTCATCCCCTTGTCGGTGGGCCTGCTCGTATTCACCGCCCTGGGGGCGGCCGTCTCGCGTGACCTGCCGCTGCTCGCGCACGACGACACGACCGCCGCGGCCCTCGGCGTCCGGGTGCCGCGCGTCCGGATGGTGCTGCTGGTGGCGTCGACGGGGCTCGCAGCGGTGACCGTGGCCGTCGTCGGCCCCATCGGATTCGTCGCCCTCGTCGCGCCGCAGCTGGTGCGGCTGCTCAGCGGGCGTCCCACTCCCCCGCCGGCGACGTCGGCCGTCGGCGGGGCCGCGGTGATCACGGTGTGCGCGCTGGCCGCCGAGGCTCTGCCGTTCACCGCGCCCGTCGGGCTCATCACCGCGGTCGTCGGCGGCCCCGTCCTCATCGCGCTGGTGCTCGGCTCGGCGCGGCGCGGGAGGCGGTCCACGCCGTGA
- a CDS encoding DedA family protein: MPGFMDPFNLIGYFGAFAFWGLLLVILIESGVLFPILPGDSLLFVAGLIAAGSATAEHADKVADSHLKLVWLLIGVPIAGIIGGQIGYWIGRYTGTSMFKPDARFLKEKYLVEAHDFFEKRGPFTIFIARFVPIVRTLAPIVAGAARMRYSLFSLYNIVGAIVWGAGIVLLGYWLGSFAIIQKLIEPIFILIVLVSVLPMVWEWYKRRKAGGGDASSAGGHAATADEPQSVSLGSADPEQPAGQ; this comes from the coding sequence ATGCCGGGCTTCATGGACCCGTTCAACCTGATCGGCTACTTCGGCGCCTTCGCATTCTGGGGCCTGCTGCTGGTCATCCTGATCGAGTCGGGAGTGCTGTTCCCGATCCTGCCCGGAGATTCGCTGCTGTTCGTCGCCGGGCTCATCGCCGCCGGCAGCGCGACCGCCGAGCATGCCGACAAGGTCGCGGATTCACACCTCAAGCTCGTCTGGCTGCTCATCGGCGTGCCCATCGCCGGCATCATCGGCGGGCAGATCGGCTACTGGATCGGCCGCTACACCGGTACGTCCATGTTCAAGCCCGACGCACGCTTCCTCAAAGAGAAGTACCTGGTCGAGGCACATGACTTCTTCGAGAAGCGCGGGCCGTTCACCATCTTCATCGCGCGCTTCGTGCCCATCGTGCGCACGCTCGCACCCATCGTCGCCGGCGCCGCGCGCATGCGGTACTCCCTGTTCAGCCTCTACAACATCGTCGGCGCCATCGTCTGGGGCGCGGGCATCGTGCTGCTCGGCTACTGGCTGGGCAGCTTCGCGATCATCCAGAAGCTCATCGAACCGATCTTCATCCTCATCGTGCTCGTGTCGGTCCTGCCGATGGTGTGGGAGTGGTACAAGCGGCGCAAAGCCGGCGGCGGCGACGCGTCTTCCGCAGGCGGACATGCCGCCACCGCCGACGAGCCGCAGTCCGTTTCGCTCGGTTCCGCCGACCCAGAGCAGCCGGCCGGCCAGTGA
- the fbaA gene encoding class II fructose-bisphosphate aldolase produces MPIATPEAYAEMLGRAKENTFAYPAINCTSSETINAAIRGFAEAGSDGIIQFSTGGAEFGSGLGVKDMVTGAVALAEFAHVVAAKYDVNIALHTDHCPKDKLDGFVRPLIALSQERVDAGKNPLFQSHMWDGSAVPIDENLEIAKELMALTSKAKQILEIEIGVVGGEEDGVENAINEKLYTSDEDFAKTVDALGAAGVGDERGYMLAATFGNVHGVYKPGNVKLEPAVLAAGQRIAEKKLSLSEGENPFDFVFHGGSGSAVSDIEESLTYGVIKMNVDTDTQYAFTRPLAAHMFTNYDGVLKVDGDVGNKKVYDPRSYLKKAEQSMTDRVVEACRNLHSAGKSVSA; encoded by the coding sequence GTGCCCATCGCAACCCCCGAGGCCTACGCCGAGATGCTCGGACGGGCCAAGGAGAACACCTTCGCCTACCCCGCAATCAACTGCACGTCGTCCGAGACCATCAACGCCGCCATCCGCGGCTTCGCCGAGGCCGGCAGCGATGGCATCATCCAGTTCTCCACCGGTGGCGCGGAGTTCGGATCCGGGCTCGGTGTCAAGGACATGGTGACCGGCGCGGTCGCGCTCGCGGAGTTCGCGCACGTGGTGGCCGCCAAGTACGACGTCAACATCGCGCTGCACACCGACCACTGCCCCAAGGACAAGCTGGACGGCTTCGTCCGCCCGCTCATCGCGCTGTCGCAGGAGCGGGTCGACGCCGGCAAGAACCCGCTGTTCCAGTCGCACATGTGGGACGGCTCCGCGGTGCCGATCGACGAGAACCTGGAGATCGCCAAGGAGCTCATGGCCCTGACCTCCAAGGCGAAGCAGATCCTCGAGATCGAGATCGGCGTCGTCGGCGGTGAAGAGGACGGCGTCGAGAACGCGATCAACGAGAAGCTCTACACCTCGGACGAGGACTTCGCGAAGACTGTCGACGCCCTCGGCGCCGCGGGGGTCGGCGACGAGCGCGGCTACATGCTCGCAGCGACGTTCGGCAACGTGCACGGCGTGTACAAGCCGGGCAACGTCAAGCTCGAGCCGGCGGTGCTGGCCGCCGGGCAGCGGATCGCCGAGAAGAAGCTGAGCCTGTCGGAGGGCGAGAACCCGTTCGACTTCGTCTTCCACGGCGGCTCCGGCTCCGCGGTCTCGGACATCGAAGAGTCGCTGACCTACGGCGTGATCAAGATGAACGTGGACACCGACACGCAGTACGCGTTCACCCGGCCGCTCGCCGCGCACATGTTCACCAACTACGACGGTGTGCTCAAGGTCGACGGCGACGTGGGCAACAAGAAGGTCTACGACCCGCGCAGCTACCTCAAGAAGGCCGAGCAGTCGATGACCGACCGCGTGGTGGAGGCCTGCCGGAACCTGCACTCGGCGGGCAAGTCCGTCAGCGCCTGA
- a CDS encoding ABC transporter ATP-binding protein, producing the protein MIPQQHTRRPPLDGADADPARTGSTVTVEEVRAGYGSAPDVVGPVALTARPGETTTLLGPNGCGKSTLLKTMSRQLSPRAGRVLVGDEDVHGMAARHAARTIAVLPQNPVAPEGLTVGELVARGRHPHRPWWRGESAADSAAIDAALEETSTTALVDRDMGTLSGGQRQRVWLAMVLAQDTPVILLDEPTTYLDPAHAVEMLELVQGLARRGRTVVMVLHDLMMAGAYSDRIVVLGQGRILGSGTPQQALTPETLAQTYRLRADVLDDPQGTVPIIVPRGTC; encoded by the coding sequence ATGATCCCGCAGCAGCACACGCGGCGGCCCCCGCTGGACGGCGCCGACGCCGATCCCGCCCGTACCGGCTCCACGGTGACCGTCGAGGAGGTGCGGGCCGGCTACGGCTCGGCGCCCGACGTCGTCGGACCCGTGGCCCTGACCGCCCGCCCCGGCGAGACCACGACCCTGCTGGGGCCCAACGGATGCGGCAAGTCCACGCTGCTCAAGACGATGAGCCGGCAGCTGAGCCCGCGTGCCGGCAGGGTGCTCGTCGGCGACGAGGACGTGCACGGCATGGCGGCCCGGCACGCCGCCCGCACCATCGCCGTCCTGCCGCAGAACCCGGTGGCGCCCGAGGGGCTCACCGTGGGCGAGCTGGTGGCGCGCGGCCGCCACCCGCACCGGCCCTGGTGGCGCGGCGAGTCCGCGGCCGACTCCGCCGCCATCGACGCCGCACTGGAGGAGACCTCCACGACCGCGCTCGTCGACCGCGACATGGGCACCCTGTCCGGCGGCCAGCGCCAGCGGGTGTGGCTGGCGATGGTGCTGGCGCAGGACACCCCGGTGATCCTGCTCGACGAGCCCACCACCTACCTCGACCCGGCGCACGCCGTCGAAATGCTCGAGCTCGTGCAGGGGCTCGCGCGCCGCGGGCGCACCGTCGTCATGGTGCTGCACGACCTGATGATGGCGGGCGCCTACTCGGACCGGATCGTCGTGCTCGGGCAGGGCCGCATCCTGGGCTCCGGCACGCCGCAGCAGGCGCTGACCCCGGAGACGCTGGCGCAGACCTACCGGCTGCGGGCCGACGTGCTCGACGACCCGCAAGGCACGGTGCCGATCATCGTTCCGCGCGGAACCTGCTGA
- a CDS encoding lysoplasmalogenase family protein, with the protein MTRGGARSVLRRVGASLRGSGGLHPEHGVYLAGALATTALALTGDKRIQYATKTTLGPALAARVLRERRAGAIDGVDTALLLIGLAGATAGDVFMIDADDDERLRRGASAFGVMQSAYGQYLRQHGAKPRLKTALVGGASAAAGAALLHWRMPQVASTLSGYSLALGTTATLAADPGLAPGAPRIADVVRPDAADTRTWLGAGGMLFTVSDAAIVGRRMFLRGAAARRLAEGFVIASYGAAHLMLVEGMLALRRR; encoded by the coding sequence ATGACCCGTGGCGGCGCACGGTCGGTCCTGCGCAGGGTGGGCGCGTCGCTGCGCGGATCGGGCGGACTCCACCCCGAGCACGGGGTGTACCTGGCCGGGGCGCTCGCCACGACGGCGCTGGCGCTGACGGGCGACAAACGCATCCAGTACGCCACCAAGACCACGCTGGGGCCGGCTCTGGCGGCCCGTGTGCTGCGCGAGCGGCGCGCCGGCGCGATCGACGGCGTCGACACGGCACTGCTGCTCATCGGACTGGCGGGCGCGACGGCGGGCGACGTGTTCATGATCGACGCGGACGACGACGAACGCCTGCGGCGCGGGGCGTCGGCCTTCGGCGTGATGCAGTCCGCCTACGGGCAGTACCTGCGGCAGCACGGCGCGAAGCCGAGGCTCAAGACCGCTCTGGTGGGCGGCGCGTCCGCGGCGGCCGGGGCGGCGCTGCTCCACTGGCGGATGCCGCAGGTGGCGTCCACACTCAGCGGGTATTCGCTGGCGCTGGGCACCACGGCCACGCTCGCGGCCGACCCGGGGCTGGCACCGGGGGCGCCCCGGATCGCCGACGTGGTGCGCCCCGATGCCGCCGACACCCGCACCTGGCTCGGCGCCGGGGGGATGCTGTTCACGGTGTCCGATGCGGCGATCGTGGGCCGACGGATGTTCCTGCGCGGCGCGGCGGCCCGGCGGTTGGCGGAGGGGTTCGTGATCGCCAGCTACGGCGCCGCCCACCTCATGCTCGTCGAGGGCATGCTCGCGCTGCGCCGCCGTTAG
- a CDS encoding glycoside hydrolase family 76 protein, translated as MSLPGGPSAQLTAWASRADAAESAVVHRHIRRLWAVPWTRMGCARWPADVPSGTFVTWHYWWQAQLIDCAVDAALREPTPVRRRRLGNLCRTPWIRNSVSRSGSIGWRRDFHDDMAWMALALERATRLCGVRKPRGFDKLTAAIVAGADPVTGVLPWRRGGDFLNAATNGPAAILCARLGRTDTAERLCDWLDATLRDPQTALIHDGIRKGVLVEEYYTYCQGTVLGAETELAAHAADVSGAEASGVSTHGERIGRLLEAVSTGMCVGGVIHGDGGEDGGLFAGILARYLAGVACDLPDAVPDADLLRGAAANLVLTSAEAAWGNRIEFDGEPLFGHEWVTPAVVPAALFRPDDPSARVAERDLSVQVSGWMLMEAAARVEKTTSGYGAG; from the coding sequence ATGTCGTTACCTGGCGGCCCGTCGGCGCAGCTCACCGCGTGGGCCTCGCGCGCCGATGCCGCGGAGTCGGCTGTCGTGCACCGGCACATCCGGCGGCTCTGGGCGGTCCCGTGGACGAGGATGGGCTGCGCGCGCTGGCCGGCCGACGTGCCGTCCGGGACGTTCGTCACCTGGCATTACTGGTGGCAGGCGCAGCTGATCGACTGCGCGGTGGATGCGGCGCTGCGCGAGCCCACCCCGGTGCGTCGCCGCCGGCTCGGCAACCTGTGCCGCACCCCGTGGATCCGCAATTCTGTGAGCCGGTCGGGGTCCATCGGCTGGCGGCGCGACTTCCATGACGACATGGCGTGGATGGCGTTGGCGCTGGAGCGGGCGACGCGGCTGTGCGGCGTGCGCAAGCCGCGCGGATTCGACAAACTGACGGCCGCCATCGTGGCCGGGGCCGACCCCGTCACGGGGGTGTTGCCCTGGCGGCGCGGCGGCGACTTCCTGAACGCGGCCACCAACGGGCCGGCGGCGATCCTCTGCGCCCGCTTGGGGCGGACCGACACGGCGGAGAGGCTCTGCGACTGGCTCGATGCCACGCTCCGCGACCCGCAGACGGCCCTCATCCACGACGGCATCCGCAAGGGCGTGCTGGTGGAGGAGTACTACACCTACTGCCAAGGCACAGTGCTCGGCGCGGAGACGGAGCTTGCGGCGCATGCCGCGGATGTGTCGGGGGCGGAAGCGTCGGGGGTGTCGACGCACGGTGAGCGCATCGGGCGCCTGCTCGAGGCGGTGTCGACGGGCATGTGCGTCGGCGGCGTCATCCACGGCGACGGCGGCGAGGACGGCGGGCTGTTCGCCGGGATCCTGGCACGGTATCTCGCGGGGGTCGCGTGCGACCTGCCCGACGCCGTGCCCGATGCGGACCTGTTGCGCGGCGCGGCCGCGAACCTGGTGCTGACGTCCGCCGAGGCGGCGTGGGGCAACCGGATCGAGTTCGACGGAGAGCCGCTGTTCGGGCACGAGTGGGTGACCCCCGCGGTGGTGCCGGCGGCCCTGTTCCGGCCCGACGACCCGTCCGCGCGGGTCGCCGAGCGTGATCTGTCCGTACAGGTGTCGGGGTGGATGCTGATGGAGGCGGCGGCGCGGGTCGAGAAGACCACATCCGGCTACGGCGCGGGGTGA